A stretch of the Massilia varians genome encodes the following:
- a CDS encoding YdcH family protein → MTDVQDIQRRIIELDVEHRDLDAVISMLAADGHADQLQLRRLKKRKLQLKDHITLLKMQLVPDIPA, encoded by the coding sequence ATGACCGACGTCCAGGACATCCAGCGCCGCATCATTGAACTCGACGTGGAACACCGCGACCTCGATGCCGTCATTTCGATGCTTGCCGCGGACGGCCATGCCGACCAGCTCCAGCTGCGCCGTTTGAAAAAGCGTAAGCTGCAGCTGAAGGATCATATTACGCTGCTGAAGATGCAGCTGGTGCCCGATATTCCAGCCTAG
- a CDS encoding PP2C family protein-serine/threonine phosphatase: MTTFRIEAGTAQHIGNRPQQNDRVALLTGARAPGYVLAVLSDGIAGAAGADQVLHTARQVFDEFKPGDRPSTERIMQLLQDIVSETHLVMKMNAMMLGAGEGLEAHASFVGLVLTPHGEAVWGHVGDSRLYHFHDGKCRLRTGDAAYVQHLVSSDKLPEDAARNHRKSKLLLNVMGNSRKEPFVSFGSHAGLAPGDVFLLASDGLWHFFTDAELAAATSRATPRQASEMLINKAQERSQGKGGNCSMAIVKLVKPAQDGLAGRVARIL, translated from the coding sequence ATGACAACATTCAGGATCGAAGCGGGAACCGCGCAGCACATCGGGAACCGCCCGCAGCAGAACGACCGCGTTGCCCTGCTGACCGGTGCCCGTGCGCCCGGTTACGTGCTGGCCGTGCTGTCCGACGGCATCGCCGGCGCTGCGGGGGCGGACCAGGTGCTGCATACGGCGCGCCAGGTCTTCGACGAATTCAAGCCGGGCGACCGCCCCAGTACGGAGCGGATCATGCAATTGCTGCAGGACATCGTCAGCGAAACCCATCTGGTCATGAAGATGAACGCCATGATGCTGGGCGCCGGCGAAGGCCTGGAAGCGCATGCGAGCTTCGTCGGCCTGGTATTGACGCCGCATGGCGAGGCGGTATGGGGCCATGTGGGCGATTCGCGCCTGTACCATTTCCACGACGGCAAGTGCAGGCTCCGCACGGGTGACGCGGCCTATGTGCAGCACCTGGTGTCCAGCGACAAGCTGCCGGAAGACGCGGCCAGGAACCACCGCAAATCCAAGCTGCTGCTCAACGTCATGGGCAACAGCCGTAAGGAGCCTTTCGTGAGCTTCGGCAGCCATGCCGGACTGGCGCCGGGGGACGTGTTCCTGCTGGCCTCGGACGGCTTGTGGCATTTCTTCACGGATGCCGAACTGGCGGCGGCCACCAGCAGGGCCACGCCGCGCCAGGCCTCGGAAATGCTGATCAACAAGGCGCAGGAGCGCTCGCAGGGCAAGGGCGGGAACTGTTCGATGGCGATCGTGAAGCTGGTGAAGCCGGCCCAGGATGGCCTGGCGGGCAGGGTCGCACGCATCCTCTGA
- the zapE gene encoding cell division protein ZapE has protein sequence MNVQEYYQHALTERGFKSDPAQAAAVDRLQQAYDDWVRYKAQRSSAFKRLINRPDVPKGVYMWGGVGRGKSFLMDSFYSVVPVVRKTRLHFHEFMRAVHGQLDELKGVADPLDEVAKRIARKYRLICFDEFHVSDIADAMILYNLLKALFDNGVSFVMTSNYEPSTLYPDGLHRDRMLPTIALLQEKLDILNVDAGNDYRKRALEQVEAYYTPLNAASDRALRDAYAKVADTADESPIVHIENREIRALRRAGGVIWFDFATLCGGPRSQNDYLELASRFHTVILSSIPAMSAGQSSEARRFTWLVDVFYDHKVKLIMSAAVEPEELYTQGMLANEFHRTVSRIIEMQSREYMLAERRGAADAIA, from the coding sequence ATGAATGTTCAAGAGTATTACCAGCACGCGCTGACCGAGCGCGGCTTCAAGTCCGACCCGGCCCAGGCCGCCGCGGTGGACCGCCTGCAGCAGGCGTACGACGACTGGGTCCGGTACAAGGCCCAGCGGTCGTCCGCTTTCAAGCGTCTGATCAACCGCCCCGACGTGCCGAAGGGCGTGTACATGTGGGGCGGGGTAGGGCGCGGCAAGTCCTTCCTGATGGACTCCTTCTATTCGGTGGTGCCGGTGGTGCGCAAGACGCGCCTGCACTTCCACGAATTCATGCGCGCCGTCCACGGCCAACTGGACGAGCTGAAGGGCGTGGCCGATCCGCTCGACGAAGTCGCCAAGCGCATCGCCAGGAAATACCGCCTGATCTGCTTCGACGAATTCCACGTCTCGGACATCGCCGACGCGATGATCCTGTATAACCTGCTCAAGGCCTTGTTCGACAATGGCGTGAGCTTCGTGATGACCTCGAACTACGAGCCGTCCACCCTGTATCCGGACGGGCTGCACCGCGACCGCATGCTGCCGACCATCGCGCTGCTGCAGGAGAAGCTGGACATTCTCAACGTCGATGCCGGCAACGACTACCGCAAGCGCGCGCTCGAGCAGGTCGAGGCCTACTACACGCCGCTCAATGCGGCATCGGACCGCGCCCTGCGTGACGCCTATGCCAAGGTGGCCGACACCGCCGACGAGAGCCCGATCGTGCACATCGAGAACCGCGAGATCCGCGCGCTGCGCCGGGCCGGCGGCGTGATCTGGTTCGACTTCGCCACCCTGTGCGGCGGGCCGCGCTCGCAGAACGACTATCTGGAGCTGGCTTCGCGCTTCCATACCGTGATCCTGTCGAGCATTCCGGCCATGTCCGCGGGGCAGTCCTCGGAGGCGCGCCGCTTCACCTGGCTGGTGGACGTGTTCTACGACCACAAGGTCAAGCTGATCATGTCGGCCGCGGTCGAGCCCGAGGAGCTGTACACCCAGGGTATGCTGGCGAACGAATTCCACCGCACGGTCTCGCGTATCATTGAAATGCAGTCGCGCGAATACATGCTGGCCGAACGCCGCGGCGCCGCCGACGCCATCGCCTGA
- the lpdA gene encoding dihydrolipoyl dehydrogenase, producing the protein MSNEKQFDVVVIGGGPGGYIAAIRAAQLGFKTACIDAWSNAAGKPAPGGTCTNVGCIPSKALLQSSEHFEHAGHAFADHGIKVGGLELDLPTMLKRKDTIVKQNNDGILFLFKKNKVTFFHGLGSFAGKAEGGYTVNVTGPTTDTLTAKNVVIATGSNARQLPGAEFDEKLILSNEGALAIDAVPSKLGVIGAGVIGLEMGSVWRRVGADVTVLEGLPTFLGAVDEQIAKEAHKLFTKQGLRINLGCKIGAITKGENSVTVNYADSTGAEQTATFDRLIISIGRVPNTNGLNGEAVGLQLDERGFVVVDDECRTSLPGVWAVGDVVRGPMLAHKAEEEGVAVAERIAGQHGHVNFNTIPWVIYTSPEIAWVGKTEQQLKAEGVSYKAGTFPFMANGRARALGDTSGMVKFLADATTDEILGVHIVGPVASELISEAVVAMEFKASSEDIARICHAHPSLSEAVKEAALAVDKRSLNF; encoded by the coding sequence ATGAGTAACGAGAAACAATTCGACGTCGTCGTGATCGGCGGCGGCCCAGGCGGCTACATCGCCGCCATCCGTGCAGCGCAGCTCGGCTTCAAGACCGCTTGCATCGACGCGTGGAGCAACGCGGCCGGCAAGCCGGCCCCGGGCGGCACCTGCACCAACGTCGGCTGCATCCCGTCGAAGGCCCTGCTGCAGTCGTCGGAGCACTTCGAGCACGCCGGTCACGCCTTTGCCGACCACGGCATCAAGGTCGGCGGCCTGGAACTCGACCTGCCGACCATGCTCAAGCGCAAGGACACCATCGTCAAGCAGAACAACGACGGCATCCTGTTCCTGTTCAAGAAGAACAAGGTCACCTTCTTCCACGGCCTGGGTTCGTTCGCCGGCAAGGCTGAGGGCGGCTACACCGTCAACGTGACGGGTCCGACCACCGACACCCTGACTGCCAAGAACGTGGTCATCGCGACCGGTTCGAACGCACGCCAGCTGCCGGGCGCGGAATTCGACGAGAAGCTGATCCTGTCGAACGAAGGCGCACTGGCGATCGATGCCGTCCCGTCCAAGCTGGGCGTGATCGGCGCCGGCGTCATCGGCCTGGAAATGGGCTCGGTGTGGCGCCGCGTCGGCGCCGACGTCACCGTGCTGGAAGGCCTGCCGACCTTCCTGGGCGCGGTCGACGAGCAGATCGCCAAGGAAGCGCACAAGCTGTTCACCAAGCAGGGCTTGAGAATCAACCTGGGCTGCAAGATCGGCGCGATCACCAAGGGCGAGAACAGCGTCACCGTCAACTACGCCGACTCGACCGGCGCCGAGCAGACCGCTACCTTCGACCGCCTGATCATCTCGATCGGCCGCGTGCCGAACACCAATGGCCTCAATGGCGAAGCGGTCGGCCTGCAGCTGGACGAGCGCGGTTTCGTGGTGGTGGACGACGAGTGCCGCACCAGCCTGCCGGGCGTGTGGGCAGTCGGCGACGTCGTGCGCGGCCCGATGCTGGCGCACAAGGCGGAAGAAGAGGGTGTCGCGGTTGCCGAGCGCATCGCCGGCCAGCACGGCCACGTCAACTTCAACACCATTCCTTGGGTCATCTACACCTCGCCGGAAATCGCCTGGGTCGGCAAGACCGAGCAGCAGCTGAAGGCCGAAGGCGTGTCCTACAAGGCCGGCACCTTCCCGTTCATGGCCAACGGCCGTGCGCGCGCGCTGGGCGATACCTCGGGCATGGTGAAGTTCCTGGCCGATGCCACCACCGATGAAATCCTGGGCGTGCACATCGTCGGCCCGGTCGCCTCCGAGCTGATCTCGGAAGCCGTGGTCGCGATGGAGTTCAAGGCCTCGTCGGAAGACATCGCCCGCATCTGCCATGCGCACCCGTCGCTGTCGGAAGCCGTCAAGGAAGCCGCGCTGGCGGTGGACAAGCGTTCGCTGAACTTCTAA
- a CDS encoding PspC domain-containing protein, which translates to MISDEIRRLHELHQAGALSDAEFEQAKAKVLASEKVSLEKEGRGSAGAGFGPPPGSFEAKLKSLRRTRRDRWLGGVCGALSAGFGMDIYAWRLVFVLLTFVTSGVGALAYLALWIFVPEE; encoded by the coding sequence ATGATCTCCGATGAAATCCGGCGTTTGCACGAACTGCACCAGGCCGGCGCGCTCTCCGACGCCGAATTCGAGCAGGCCAAGGCGAAAGTGCTGGCCAGCGAAAAGGTCAGCCTGGAGAAGGAGGGCCGCGGCAGCGCCGGCGCCGGTTTCGGCCCGCCGCCCGGCAGCTTCGAGGCGAAGCTCAAGTCCCTGCGCCGCACCCGCCGCGACCGCTGGCTGGGCGGCGTCTGCGGCGCCCTGAGCGCCGGCTTCGGCATGGACATCTATGCCTGGCGCCTCGTGTTCGTGCTGCTCACCTTCGTGACCTCCGGTGTCGGGGCGCTGGCCTATCTGGCGCTGTGGATCTTTGTCCCAGAAGAATAA
- the odhB gene encoding 2-oxoglutarate dehydrogenase complex dihydrolipoyllysine-residue succinyltransferase has product MAQIEVKVPQLSESVAEATLLSWHKKVGEPVSRDENMIDIETDKVVLELPAPSAGVIVQLIKADGATVVSGEVIAIIDTEASAQTSPLEVKPIPSAAPNAPIQPAAAPAAAGAKSDVAMPAAAKILADNNMSAADATGTGRDGRVTKGDALAAVANKPAQAAAPAPAAKPALQSVAAPVANLGDRPEERVPMSRLRARIAERLLQSQQTNAILTTFNEVNMAPVMELRNKYKDKFEKEHGVKLGFMSFFVKAAVAALKKYPILNASVDGNDIVYHGYFDIGIAVGSPRGLVVPILRNADQLSIAEIEKKIGEFGQKAKDGKLTLEDLNGGTFSISNGGVFGSMLSTPIINPPQSAILGVHATKERAVVENGQIVIRPMNYLAMSYDHRIIDGREAVLGLVAMKDALEDPARLLLDL; this is encoded by the coding sequence ATGGCACAAATCGAAGTCAAGGTCCCCCAACTGTCGGAATCGGTTGCTGAAGCAACCCTGCTGTCCTGGCACAAGAAAGTCGGCGAGCCGGTCTCGCGCGACGAAAACATGATCGACATCGAAACCGACAAGGTGGTCCTGGAACTGCCGGCCCCGAGCGCGGGCGTGATCGTCCAGCTGATCAAGGCCGACGGCGCCACCGTCGTGTCGGGCGAAGTCATCGCCATCATCGACACCGAAGCCTCGGCCCAGACCAGCCCGCTGGAAGTGAAGCCGATCCCGTCGGCCGCACCGAACGCACCGATCCAGCCGGCAGCAGCGCCGGCCGCCGCCGGCGCCAAGAGCGACGTCGCCATGCCGGCCGCCGCCAAGATCCTGGCCGACAACAACATGAGCGCCGCCGACGCCACCGGCACCGGCCGCGACGGCCGCGTGACCAAGGGCGACGCCCTGGCCGCCGTCGCCAACAAGCCGGCGCAAGCCGCCGCTCCGGCACCGGCAGCAAAGCCGGCACTGCAATCGGTCGCCGCACCGGTCGCCAACCTGGGCGACCGTCCGGAAGAGCGCGTGCCGATGAGCCGCCTGCGCGCCCGTATCGCCGAGCGCCTGCTGCAGTCGCAGCAGACCAACGCCATCCTGACCACCTTCAACGAGGTGAATATGGCGCCGGTCATGGAACTGCGCAACAAGTACAAGGACAAGTTCGAGAAAGAGCACGGCGTCAAGCTGGGCTTCATGTCCTTCTTCGTCAAGGCCGCTGTTGCCGCCCTGAAGAAGTACCCGATCCTGAACGCCTCGGTCGACGGTAACGACATCGTCTACCACGGCTACTTCGACATCGGTATCGCCGTCGGTTCGCCGCGCGGCCTGGTGGTGCCGATCCTGCGCAACGCCGACCAGCTGTCGATCGCCGAGATCGAGAAGAAGATCGGCGAATTCGGCCAGAAGGCAAAAGACGGCAAGCTGACCCTGGAAGACCTGAACGGCGGTACCTTCTCGATCTCGAACGGCGGCGTGTTCGGCTCGATGCTGTCGACCCCGATCATCAACCCGCCGCAGTCGGCGATCCTGGGCGTGCACGCGACCAAGGAACGCGCTGTCGTGGAGAACGGCCAGATCGTCATCCGCCCGATGAACTACCTGGCAATGTCGTACGACCACCGCATCATCGACGGCCGCGAAGCCGTGCTGGGCCTGGTGGCCATGAAGGACGCGCTGGAAGATCCGGCACGCCTGCTGCTCGACCTGTAA